Proteins encoded together in one Saccopteryx leptura isolate mSacLep1 chromosome 7, mSacLep1_pri_phased_curated, whole genome shotgun sequence window:
- the NEU2 gene encoding sialidase-2, with translation MASCPVLQRERVFQSGTHAYRIPALLYLPRQKTLLAFAEKRMSKKDEHAELIVLRRGSYDASAHQVQWHGQEVVAQAQLEGHRSMNPSPLYDEKTGTLFLFFIAIPQQVSEHHQLHTRVNVTRLCQVTSPDHGRSWGPARDLTASAIGPAHKEWATFAVGPGHCLQLHNEARSLVVPAYAYRLLHAHQRPSPFAFCLLSHDHGLTWARGNFVAQDTLECQVAEVGGAHQRVVYLNARSPLRARVQAESANDGLDFKGARSVRKLVEPPHGCHGSVVSFPGPGAGPDSPHRWLLYTHPTDPQQRSNLGAYLNTRPPAPDAWSQPALLAVGSCAYSDLQSLGVGPDGSPQFGCLYESDNYEEIVFLLFTLKQAFQADRSPR, from the exons atggCCTCCTGCCCCGTCCTGCAGAGGGAGAGGGTGTTCCAGTCGGGAACCCACGCCTACAGAATCCCTGCCCTGCTTTACCTGCCGCGGCAGAAGACCCTGCTGGCCTTCGCGGAGAAGCGGATGAGCAAGAAAGATGAGCACGCGGAGCTGATCGTCCTGCGCAGGGGAAGCTACGATGCATCCGCCCACCAGGTCCAG TGGCACGGCCAGGAGGTGGTGGCCCAAGCCCAGCTGGAGGGCCACCGGTCCATGAACCCGAGCCCTTTGTACGATGAGAAGACGGggaccctcttcctcttcttcattgCCATTCCCCAGCAGGTCTCCGAGCACCACCAGCTGCACACTAGGGTCAACGTGACACGGCTGTGCCAGGTCACCAGCCCCGACCACGGGCGGTCCTGGGGCCCCGCCAGAGACCTCACCGCCTCGGCCATCGGCCCGGCCCACAAGGAATGGGCCACGTTTGCGGTGGGCCCGGGGCACTGCCTGCAGCTGCACAACGAGGCGCGGAGCCTGGTGGTGCCAGCCTACGCCTACCGGCtcctgcacgcccaccagcggcCCAGCCCCTTCGCCTTCTGCCTCCTCAGCCACGACCACGGGCTCACGTGGGCAAGAGGCAACTTTGTGGCCCAGGACACCCTGGAGTGCCAAGTGGCTGAGGTCGGGGGAGCCCACCAGAGGGTGGTGTATCTGAATGCCAGAAGCCCCCTCCGAGCCAGGGTCCAGGCCGAGAGCGCCAATGACGGGCTCGATTTCAAGGGCGCCCGGTCAGTGCGGAAGCTCGTGGAGCCTCCCCACGGCTGCCACGGGAGCGTGGTCAGCTTCCCCGGCCCCGGTGCGGGGCCGGACTCCCCTCACAGGTGGCTGCTCTACACTCACCCGACGGACCCCCAGCAGAGATCCAACCTGGGCGCCTACCTCAACACGCGGCCCCCGGCCCCCGACGCCTGGTCCCAGCCCGCCCTGCTGGCCGTGGGCAGCTGCGCCTACTCGGACCTCCAGAGCCTGGGCGTCGGCCCCGACGGCTCGCCCCAGTTCGGGTGTCTGTACGAATCTGATAACTACGAGGAGATCGTCTTCCTCCTGTTCACCCTGAAACAGGCCTTCCAAGCGGACCGTTCCCCTCGGTGA